Proteins encoded together in one Deinococcus aquaticus window:
- a CDS encoding helix-turn-helix domain-containing protein → MDNTAHLRQPRQLNPSKLIAARHAAGIDTQWQMATMIGMTRGRYNRWEQPNPPTNLPHRIVGPLLVILGVRWEDISDPIP, encoded by the coding sequence GTGGACAACACTGCCCACCTCCGTCAGCCCCGCCAACTAAACCCCAGCAAACTCATCGCCGCCCGCCACGCCGCAGGCATCGACACCCAATGGCAGATGGCCACCATGATCGGCATGACGCGCGGCCGCTACAACCGCTGGGAGCAGCCCAACCCACCCACCAACCTCCCCCACCGCATCGTCGGCCCACTGCTGGTCATCCTCGGTGTCCGCTGGGAGGACATCAGCG